GAATTAATTAACAtaaaatacattaaaaaataGAGTATTGAGAAAtaacaattcaagaaaaaaatacaatattttgttaaatgatgaaaatgggatcatttaattatttacctaatatatagaaataattatttaattatttttttaatatttgaaatttctaaatcaattaaattttatgttttaaatccTTCTTTATTTGGACTATATaccatatttttaaaagaaaagtaacaatGAAAAATCAAAGTAGGAACTTCGTGCATCCTAGATTTTCTTTTAGGTTTAGAAGTCCTTATTCTTCCTTATAGAATTACACTGCCTAAatattcatatattaatttttgagGAAATTGCCATTTTAGTCCCTCTATTATTgtataatttcaattttaatctCTATGTTATTTGGTTATGCACATTTAACCttcaattatttgaagtgtgcaATTTTGGTCCTTGGAGttaataaaagttaattatttaataaaatgattatttagaaatatataaaataaaataaattgaagtgTTGGTGATTCTAAATACTTGAAGAATTATgtgtgtaaaaaaaattaaatttaataaaaattaaatgttaaattttttaaagacCCGAAGTTGTTAGGACACCATTGATAGACTTAATGAGTCTGTCCACCTACTAAACTCTCAAATGTAATCGTACTTGACCTTGATTAGTAAtcattgaaaaaagaaaaaaaacaagtcGCTAATGAATAAGAAATAAAGCATAGAACATTTGAATAAAATGGAgctaatgaataaaatataattttaattttatatacgTAATTCTTCGAGCATTAAAAATCACTaatcctttattttattttattttatatattttcaaataatcattttttaaataattaacttttgtTAATTTCAAGAACTAAAATTACACAATTTAAATAATTGAAGGTTAAATGTGCATAGTCAAATAACACAGAGATTAAATTTAGAATTATGCAATAATATAGAGAGACTAAAACCGctatttttccttaatttttttcaaaagaaattaattGAAAGAGAATAAGTAGAGAACTATAAATAAAGTGTGCACTTAGAACTCCTTTTttggtttagactttagaagTTCTTATTCTTCCCGATAGATTATGATTATATAATTCACCGATAAAAAAGATATTAACTATcatgatttatattattttttataattttttaagaatatAAATTTATCTCAAAAACTTGAAtcttaaaagaataatttatataatttaaatatggaagaatttaatacataaaacttaattgattttgaaatcatattcttcccatatattttaggagtctAGTAAAAGAAAACTACTTAATTTTGCtttacatatattttaggaactatttaatataataaaaataattaaataataatttgaaaaaaaatggtgaaaaaacgATTTTGTCTAAAACAAAGTCTTTTAATGGAGAGCAaaaagttcaaacaatattATTAAAGACCTTCGTACTTTTAATACAGtatatagatagatatagattatttattaatataattaatttaataaatagttACTATATCCTTTACGTGTCTGATGCTTTAAATCGTGACTtggtatatattttttgtttttatttttgttttgtgtagtttatttctttgtttttgatatatatttgttgtttttcttttccttatGTGTTTTTGTTTAGCCATTTTGATTGCATACATAAAAATGAACTTGGTCCAAtttcacttttttaaaaaatattccatATACAAAATCTTGCTCAACTATTTGTATTCAATTAATTTCAATGTCAAATACGAAATGCATAGATTAATCCTGtactaaattatatatttatctttgtattttatagtaatttatttattactttcttcattttattttatttatcatattttgtaTTGGCATGAAGTTAAAGacaataaaaatgatttttgggtattttggttttaaattaaacatgtatcaaatatattaaaatgtctTTTAGCTTTGTGTCTTCATGTCATGtggaaaattaaaattaaaaatttctaaaagaaaaaaagaaatttattttttaaaactgactcaaaaaaataaaataaacaaattaaaaaagatgAAATAAGTGATTTTCGTCTAaggtaaaataatcaaaaataaagaGTTGCTTGATAAAAGTTCAGAATATATTGTATAACAAAAAATGTAGCTTCTCATAgctataacaataatattttgatattataaaaaagaaaaattgtgtgctaataatattaatttaatatgctGAAATATATAAGTTAATaacttttataattaattttaaagatattgacaaataaataataaatgttagttaattttattttaaaatgtgatTACCTTTTATAATATCTGCGCATTGCAGGTACGTAtactaatttttaaaagaaaaaaagtaaataattttattgatactCTCATAATGGTAACATCTAATCAAAATAGGCTTcctagaaagaaagaaaaatcagCTTACAGCGACCAATCAACTAGTCCTAAATGATTAAGAAATCTTAGGTTTTGTTCAGTATGATTGGAAATGTTTtccatgaaaaatattttctaagaaaatattttttaggaaaataaatggacttcttatttatttttatgtgttcaatacacaaacaaaaaatattatcctaaaagTATACTTTCATTAGGGAAATCATTTCCTCAACTTATTTTCTTAGAgaaattgattttcaaaatttttaaccAACCTGACATGagaaaaatcagaaaataaGTCATtccgaaaaatattttctccataCCGAACACCCCCTTAAAGATGATATAATCTTTTACTGATTTCTGTAGAATTTGTATTATTCTTCCACTCACAGGGAACAATTGCTGAAGTAATTTTAAGCTCTCTTCCCAAACAGCAGTAAAACACAAGGTATATAGTAGCAGTGCTACATCTCATAGTTGAAGAGAAAAGGCAAATATTTACAAGTATAGTTTTTCTAACACCTTAGAGTGTTCATACATTCAATCCCATTTTCTATATATCTCTCTCTCTACATATAAGAATGGAGTGTAGAGGCATTAGTTTCATTAAGCTGCTTCAGCAAATCCAACTCTGAGTTTGCCATAATCGAAGACGGTGTGATATCGACCCATGAAAATGTCACCCAAGATCCTGTAACCATAGAGAGTACAGCATTAAAAGGATAGTTTGATATTTATAAGCTTCAAAAGAGAAAACATATGAAGATAAATTTACCAGAGAGGTCCACGAGGAGGAGGAATATCCAAGCCAGTGAAACCACTAATACATTGTGCTTTGTCACCCTCACCAACCTTGAGTATGTACTGATAGCAGGAAAAGAATCGAAAATCAGTACCTAAATTCATATCTAAGACAGCAAGTTAAAAAAGAACACAACTGGAGCAAACCAAAAATGAATCACACGTCAACTTGTAACTTTACTCATTTAATGTTGGAAAATATTCATTGAAAGGATAGGGAAGACTCGGGAGAGGTGGTCTGGGAAAGAAAAGTTGCATCATATGGTGAAAGTGATTTTGTGTAGTACCTGAactcctttttttttatataagatATGGTCCATGGTCTACCCTAAATAATTCAAAGCTCACCCTCTTTATTAAACCATACAACAAACAAATTcaggaaaaaaatagaatatgATCAAGTGATTTGGTGTACACTTCATGCGTTTTCTTCTTTGAAAGATTAGTTCTATGCTGAATCAGACCTAACTTATTTTTAGGGGATGGTGAGGGGGTTGaggtgtgtgtgtatgtgtagGTCGACAGCATCTAAATCTGGATTCCTTGGACCTTCTCAAGCTGTCTGCCTTAGCAAGGGTGTCAAGTAATATACTTCCACAAAAACAAACAGAGTACCTTTACAGAGCACAAAGATCTTAAGCAGAATTTCTTAGATATCTAAGTTGGAACATAAGATATGTAAATTGATGCAAAAATCCAACTACCCACAATCTCAAATATAGAAGTACTTCTTGTTGTTTCTGTCTTTCCTGTTTAACAAATGTTGCACTAGAGAGGCATAGCTAAGTATTACTGTCAAAAACCATTTTAAAGCATACCTCGTTGGGGGATAGGTCAAACACTTTGCCACCAATCGTGAAGGAGACTGTAGGCATGGAAGAAAGCTTTCCACAGTCAACAGCTGATTCTCCCAATGGGCTTGGGAGACGCTCGCAAAGCTGTCAGTCAGTCAGCAATCTGTATCGAATAAAAGGAGAAAATTATAGCGACTGGTCTTCTTACCTCGTTCACATAGTCCAATATGCGATCTTGAGTCTGGTTTTGTCTCAGTTGATTCTCCATCCATATGACTGCCATTTCACAAGCAGAGCACATTCCATCGTGCAGTCCAGCTTTCTCATTTACTACACTCTCAATTCCCATACTGCAGAAAAAGGCCAGAGAAAGATCCAGCAGTTATATCAACATGATGGATTAACTAATGCACTATATGGTCCTGGCAGGGCAGACAGAGCCTGAAGACTAACCTTACTCCGTGAGTTCCATCAAAAGTGCATATTCCAACCTGCGAGCAGACCTTCTTTGGATGTGCCTATTTAAAAGCTGACCAATGAGATAATCGGGAAAGACAAATAGATACCAACTTCTATTCTGCAGTAACTGCACAGGGAACTGCATATCACACAAATGAAAATGCAGTTAAACAGTTGAATGCTCACCTCTGCTAACAGCAAATCCATGATTGTTTGCCCGTACTGCTGAATTACAGCTTTGCATTGTTGGCTCGCAACTCCAGAGGCTCCAATGGCTTGATTAATCATAGTGATTACAGTCTGCAAGAAAAGGGATGTTTTGAGACTGCTCAGCCTTGGAAGCTTTTCAGGTGTACAATAGCCGAGACAAACGGTTGCAGATTTTTCTCCTTATATTATATTGATGACATATATAAAGTTAACAAGATAAAACTGGTTACATTTTTCAAGTTGGATAGTTTTCTTCTCAAATAGAAGAAGCATAAGCAAATAAATAGAGAGAAAGATGAAGGCAGAATAAGAAGCATCACACCCattgaaaatatcataaaatcaagACCACAAGcaagaagcaaaaaaaaaacagtACCTTACAGAACAAGCAAAAGAAATAAGAAGATTTGTAGAACTTGACCCAGCTAATAAAGCTAAAAGATGGTATATCCAAAGACACACAcagaaatgaaaataaatttcagtACTATCctctataacaacaacaacaacaacatacccagtgggatcccacaagtggggtctggggagggtagggtgtacgcagaccttaacTCTGTGtgaatgaaaaattaaaacacAACACAGATATGGACTTCTTGTTATTAACTCATGAATCTAAGGAATATATCACTTCTGTAGAGGAGCAAGCTGTGGAAGGTTCAGACTTCAGAGGAACAAGGAAATCGACAATGGAATAGCTGGTAGGTGACGGTGGaaacaattaagaaaataatactaacaaaatATATTGACATGTTTAATATTTCCAAAATCAGGGCTATATATATTACCGTTGGACCAGCCAAGAGAGAAGTCCCTGAATCTGCTATAGCAGAGCACCCACTTTTACAGTAACCTACATGATATGTTCATGTTAGACAACTCAAATGAAGTGCAGATTCTATATCTGGGTAGAGACTGACTGTCAGCGATAGCCCCTAATTTGGAAATCCAATTCAAAAGGTACAAAAGAAAAACATACCAGTAGCTTTACCATCGATCTGAACATCTCCCATGTCAAACTGCCAATCATATTACTAAGATAAGATAGCAGTTATACAAAACATGAACATATACAGACAGTATCCAATTGATGGAATAACACACCTGCCAATAACCTTTCCGCGTGACTGGGACATAAGTGATTTCTCCCTTAAAGTGATTAGGATCAACACCACCAAACACGATTTCTCCCCCTTGCTCTTCCTCTGTTTTTCGGTTGAGCCAAAATGAGAAGACAGGTTCCTTGATAAGGCCCTGTTTAACCATGTTGTACCTGGAAAAGACAGAAGATGCTGCCGTGTtaattatcaaattaaatttaacCAAAAAGAGACATCCAGCATATCCTACATTCATGAAAATTTAGTCCTTAATGCGTTAAGCATCATCTGGAAAGGGAACGGTCTAGAGCATGAATTTGGTCTATGGTAAAGAAAGAGAGGAAACAAGGAATCACCCACGTACCAAACTGGAACAGCATTTCCAACAGAAATCTCCTGGAATCCAAGACCCAATATACCATCAAACTTGGCTACCAAAAATGTGACGCTGGGTTCTCTGGTTGCCTCAATAAACTCCTAATACATTAACACCTTGATATGTGAGATTTATACTTTCAAGACAATTTAAAGCAAGTCAGGGGTGGTTGTAGTCACCTGATCTGTTACCACAAGGTCACCAACTTTGACAGTATCCTCACTGAAGAATCCAGAAATAGCTCCACTACCATACTGAATTGCAGCAGACTCCCCTGTATGCCAAATTGAAGAATTATCACGGACTAAAACACATGAAATACAATGCGATATACGGTATTGTGTAAGCATTTGACAAGATCGATTGTATTATTCATAAGGTAAGAGCAAATTAACACATCTGGTAAGCCTAGTCAACTGCTATAGGCTGTATCAGATCGATTTTCTCTGAGCAATAGATGAACTGCTAATGGAATTGTAAAAGAACacaaaaatacaataataactaGTTCGCTATGGACATTTTTTTCATGCGAAGAACCTGCTAAGACATGGATACAAAACTAGTTAAtagggaaaaaaattaagatctTCCAGCCATACAGAAGGAACCAGAGGTTAGAATCACAACTAGACACCAAAACTCACTGCAGAGAGAGCATTTATGTTCTTTGCAAATTCCGACTATGGTATGTACtgagaaatataaaataaacaGCCTCCGTTTATGTCCCAACAGTCGGCCACATGCACTCGTCATTTAACATTTCCAAGTGAATTACTTGATGCACCGTGAGATAAACCTCAAGCACTCTGAGAGAAAACTCTTTATACCCCCACCATGtcccattatgaacaagaagGCACATATTCTAAAGTTAGCAACAGTTGTACAATAACTGGCATTAGAAGGCAGTATATGTTTCACGCAGCAACAAACTAGCAAATGACAGTTAGAAACTATTTGCATCAATATATGAAAGGGAAAAATAACATACCATTCTTTTTATAAGTACTTGATTGGCTTGATTTGTATTTGGAATGAAAGAAACAAGGAACCTGCAACAAGATAGACCATCATCAGATTCAAGATAAAATCGTGGCCAGAGTTAGCATTCACTACTATGCTTTGTATCATAACCATGTATAGAATCTTACAGAGAAATAACACTTGGATGAAGGCACCCACAAATTCGAGCTACCAGTGTCAAAGATCACAGTGAACTTTTGAGGTGGAGTGCCTACACCAATCTCCCCAAAGTATTGAGCATCCATATAGTTCTTCAGTGCTACAATGTCTGTATCCTCAGAGTCCCCAAGTTTACCACGGAAGTTATACTTCCTAATAGACGCCCTCAGAGCGTCCCCCTCCTTGGACTCGAGGCGTGCAGCAAGTCGGTTGTTTTtatcaaatttcatttttttcaatccaattctaaccaagccaTCATTTGATGAGGAGGCTAATGGAAATAACAGTGCCGAGAGAAACAGGGTAACAAGAAATATTTTTGCTCCCATATTGACCTATTAGATTTCAAATCATTATTCATTTTAGCCAATCAATCAAGAAAAGATCACTATCATAACATTCAACACAGGACGAAAAACTAAACAACTTATTCATCTTAATAAACCATCAAAACCCCCTAAAACATGACATTTCAGAAGACTAATCACTTGCAAACTCAGGGTTTAGGCACAAAATTAATTAGAGGAAAATGCTAAGTACTAACAGCAGCAGCAGCGGAAACTAGCTAAATCAAAGGTCAATCAGTTAGGCCTCGATTCGAAATTCTGAGGTCAGTTATATGACTCCTCTATATCTTTTCTATTCCTAGTTCCGGACCCAATTCAGcattaaaacaaaataataccCGAGAATAACAAAACACAGGCCCTCAATCTCAGAAATTTGTACAATTTCTGGTCCTTCTAACTTAATACTCCTATATTATCACCTAAGAAACACCTGGAGACAAAACCCCACACACCATGCAAATCATAAACATAGTTAAATGCCATTGCACCGGggaaacatgaaaaattgacTAAACAGGAAAATATATAACACTAAACTCCCCCATTACCATAAAAATTGAAGCATAAACCCAAAAATTGGAATCAAGAGAGAGAAATAACTCCTCCATTCCTCATCTAAGAAATCTAGGCAACTCGGAAAAGGTAGATATATGTGTACAAAGCTAACCCCAAAACCTCTGATTTCCCATTCCAAAAAACATATAGTCTGAATGACTGTAACGCAAAAAGTGAAAAGGGTAACAGAATTACTAACCAAATTGATGAAGCAAAGAGAGGGGAAAGGGTGAATGAGAACAAAAACTCTAAGCGATTCCTGCATGTATAAATAGGAACAACAAGGGGAAAAAATTGAGATCAGCTACTCTTTTCTGAAAAGAGATCTTAGCCGTTGGATCATTCATTTGTTTTTTAGATAGAAAATCGCTTTCACGAGATTCTTGTTTTGAGAAAGTTATAGCCTATACTAGGGAAGCAAAGAACAATTCGTAACTTTTGATCTGCACCGTTTGATTATGAATCGACGGTGAAGAATAAGAGATAAGTGGGTCCCTCTCAGAAAATAATGGTCGACAAGGATGGAATAATGTGACGGAAAACGTAACAGAAAGATTACGTGTCCGAGTTGCATGCAGAACTTTTGTTTAGCTCAGCACGCTACATTTACCTTTTGACCTCATTCTTCTTCTTTccctttgttttttctttttcatttaattAATCTATATCAATCTATTTATACGCATTAAgatcttaaaaatattatttaaaatttttattctttattaaaagattttattttaaataaaatagcCTTTTCACAATTGTTATCAaataattatcatttaattattatactaaT
The sequence above is a segment of the Solanum dulcamara chromosome 11, daSolDulc1.2, whole genome shotgun sequence genome. Coding sequences within it:
- the LOC129873927 gene encoding aspartic proteinase-like isoform X2: MEELFLSLDSNFWVYASIFMVNMGAKIFLVTLFLSALLFPLASSSNDGLVRIGLKKMKFDKNNRLAARLESKEGDALRASIRKYNFRGKLGDSEDTDIVALKNYMDAQYFGEIGVGTPPQKFTVIFDTGSSNLWVPSSKCYFSVPCFFHSKYKSSQSSTYKKNGESAAIQYGSGAISGFFSEDTVKVGDLVVTDQEFIEATREPSVTFLVAKFDGILGLGFQEISVGNAVPVWYNMVKQGLIKEPVFSFWLNRKTEEEQGGEIVFGGVDPNHFKGEITYVPVTRKGYWQFDMGDVQIDGKATGYCKSGCSAIADSGTSLLAGPTTVITMINQAIGASGVASQQCKAVIQQYGQTIMDLLLAEAHPKKVCSQVGICTFDGTHGVSMGIESVVNEKAGLHDGMCSACEMAVIWMENQLRQNQTQDRILDYVNELCERLPSPLGESAVDCGKLSSMPTVSFTIGGKVFDLSPNEYILKVGEGDKAQCISGFTGLDIPPPRGPLWILGDIFMGRYHTVFDYGKLRVGFAEAA
- the LOC129873927 gene encoding aspartic proteinase-like isoform X1 encodes the protein MQESLRVFVLIHPFPSLCFINLVNMGAKIFLVTLFLSALLFPLASSSNDGLVRIGLKKMKFDKNNRLAARLESKEGDALRASIRKYNFRGKLGDSEDTDIVALKNYMDAQYFGEIGVGTPPQKFTVIFDTGSSNLWVPSSKCYFSVPCFFHSKYKSSQSSTYKKNGESAAIQYGSGAISGFFSEDTVKVGDLVVTDQEFIEATREPSVTFLVAKFDGILGLGFQEISVGNAVPVWYNMVKQGLIKEPVFSFWLNRKTEEEQGGEIVFGGVDPNHFKGEITYVPVTRKGYWQFDMGDVQIDGKATGYCKSGCSAIADSGTSLLAGPTTVITMINQAIGASGVASQQCKAVIQQYGQTIMDLLLAEAHPKKVCSQVGICTFDGTHGVSMGIESVVNEKAGLHDGMCSACEMAVIWMENQLRQNQTQDRILDYVNELCERLPSPLGESAVDCGKLSSMPTVSFTIGGKVFDLSPNEYILKVGEGDKAQCISGFTGLDIPPPRGPLWILGDIFMGRYHTVFDYGKLRVGFAEAA